The DNA sequence GTTAATTTAAGTTCTTTTAATTTTTCCTTAAGAAATGTTAGTCAGAAGGCTTGAAAAAGGAcagagatagagagatagagTTTTTGTCCTTGGCAATTGCTAAGGTTtgtcaagttcagaaacatacATAAGATGGTCCTCAGGGGATTTGCCATGGGTCTTACTCAGATGGAGCTTGACAGCATGCTTGCTGGCAAAAGTCCGATTACACAGTTTACACTGATATGAGGTGCCATTTGACTCCTCATCTGGGGAAGGGGAGAGTGAGTGAGGGCTGGAGTTTGGGATTGAATGGCTCAAGGAATGCGCTTGGGATGAAAGCAGTTTCTCAGAGAGCCCCTTGTTGTGGCGTGAGATCTGGCTAACAAGCTGCTCTCCAGATAATTTAGCCAGGTCCCTGAGCCTGAAGCCCAGATGTGACTCAAGATGGCTGACATAGGTGGAGGGGGAACGAATCTGTGATGCACAGTCACTGCAGAAGAAGACAGGGTGGCCAGAGTCAAGATTTTTTAAGAACTTTGTGCCACCTGTCCGCCTCAGCTGGTATTTGACGTTGGCCAGCCAATGGCTAATGGTAGTCATTGAAAGGCCGGTAAAACGGGAAATATGCATGCGCTCCTGTGGACTGAGGTCTGACATAATGTATTTGCCATCACCCGTTTGCCGCAAACTGGAAGCAAACTGTGCCTGCAGGATGAGTAGATGCTGAGGATTCCAGTTGGACTGCCGACCCTTTCGTTTCTGAGCGGGAGAGATCTCCTCCGATTCCTCGGGTGTCGACCCGTCTATATCAGATCGCTCTGAGAGACTCGTCGGCGTGGAGGACTTGGACGCGTGGCTTTCTGTGAGGTTACGTAACATATCAGAAATGTCAGAGAGGGCATTCTCGCGCAGAGGTGAACTGGACATGAAAGAGGCCACAGCAGATGAGGCTTTGGCCATGGTTATGGTTGACAAGGGTGAAATTGAGGTTGGAGTAGAGGTGGAGGAGGACAGGGCAGCAGATCCCAGGGAGCTGTTCTTATCACTCTTGCCTTTGGTCAGATCAATAGGCTGGTCATTGTTGATGTGGTAAAAGTAGCGATCCAGATGATCATTTGTGTTTTTGGTCTGAGAAGGAGTGGAAGCAGCTACGGCTGCCTTCTCTGCCAAGCTGTTGCTCATCTTGAAGAGCATACTCATGGGGTCAAGGGATGGCAGGGCAGGTTTGGCAGCTTTACCAAGGTGAACATTCATAACTGACTGAAGAGCACTTAAAGGGTTAACAAACGGCTGCTCAGGAGGATGATCAGTAATAATAGCGGTGCTGCTGCATAAGGTGGAAACAGGAGTTTTAGCAACATGGTCAGTGCCATTTTCCACAGATTCTTTGGTGAGTGTTTCACCATTTGTGTCTTTGTGAGTGTTTCCCCCACCATTGGTCTCAGGAGTTTTGGCTCCTCTCCTTTCCTTGGGGGACTCCCCTCGGGCAGATTCCCCTGCATCACTACTGCAAGGAGAGGGTGTGGTCCGTCTAAGCGGGGAAGACCTAGTTCCTGGATCCCTCATCTTCTCCTCTACTTTGGCCACTTTTTCTGTTACTTTTTTTACAAGCTcctccatggcatgaaaattgTTTTTGGGCAAAGGAGATGTTTGGCAGTTAGGCGGAGAGATTAGCGGTTGGTTTTTGGTAGGAGATAGAATCTCTTCTCCAGAAAACATATATTTGAGAGGGGAACTTTTCCCAGAGTTACGTAGAGAAAGTTTCATAATGTTTGGAAGCTGGTAGGCAGCGTGAATACTGGGGTAGCCTCCCCAGCTGGGTGTGCCATTCTGTGCTTTGTTGATGGCAGATGTTACTGTGTTCTCTAGAGATTTCAAAATGTCAAAACCCCCCTTAGGGCTTTCTTCAAGATCTTCTTCTGTCAAGTATGGATATTTGGatgaaacatcaaacttttcCTCCGTTTCACTTTCTGTTGCTTTCTTGTCTCTGCAATTATTTGGCTCCTTTGTACATTCTACTTCCTTCTCCTCCTTTTTTATCTCCTTGGGTGTGATTGCAGGGGAAATACTAGGGGGAGGAGGTGCGGGTGGTGGTGGAGAGAATGCAGTGGCAGCCAGTGGCACAGACTGTACTTTATCCTCATTAGTAGATATGGTGTTAGGAGCTGTTGTGGACATAGACTCCATGATGGGTTTGCCTTTCTTGATGGCAGAGTTAGTGACCTTGATGAAGTGTCCTGTGACCATCATATGAGCTGTAAGCTCCTGTAACGTGTCATGTGAGCTCCCACACTCCATACACTTCAGGATCTGGGACTTCCGTGACTCAAACTGCCACGCATAGCTAGCACCATTCTGGTGTCCATATCGGTTGTTGGGTGTGATGTAGGGATTAGGGGTCTTTTGCAGAAGGTCATTGGGGTCAGATAAAGAGGGCTTGGGCGTTCCAGCATTGGAGTCTGGCGAGCTGGGGAGTTCTAGCTCAATCGGGGCTCTTTTACGAGCTGAGGAGATAATCTTGGCAGCCACAGGTGTAACAGGTTCCTTCAGAGGCACTTTCTGGTAGTGTTTTGTCTTAATCATATGAACACTAAGGTCCTGCAGTGACTCAAAGGAATGGCCACAGTACATGCACTTAAGGACTTTCTGCGCATCCTCTTTCCCTTCCATCTCCAACAAAGAACGTTTGCGGGGCTTCGACCAGCGCCTGGTACCTTCACTGTCTGTCTCATGGTTGTCGTCCCGGTAGTGGCCTGTTTCATTCATATGCACAGTGAGCTCGACCAGTGTATCGTAAGCAGCACTGCAGTCTTTGCAACGGAATTTGCTCGCACCAGTGAAGATGGAGCCATACAGTTTGGTGCTCTGTCGGTAAAGCTGCACAGTACTGAAGAGGTTTGGCTCGGATGCTGGATGCAGAACTCTGCTCTGGTTCTGTGAAACATTCTGCAAGGTCTTTGCCACAGCTGTCTGGTGCCAGTCGTATCCTCCACTACCACAACTACTGCTGCTActactgctgctgctgctgctactGTGACTGCGTGGGGGCTTTTCTGCTGGCTGCTGGGACGTATTCAAGTTCAGCGATGACCAATAGGAGTTGGTCAAGAAACTAGTGTAGATAGCTTTCATCTGCTCCAGGCTGTCTGGGCCTAATGGTGCTGCCTCCTCACCGCTTGGCGTGGCTGTTGTTGTCATCATCACCGATGAAGTTGAGGAAAGTGAAGTGAGAGGCTCCTTGGCTGAGCTGTCCTCTTCGTTCTTTATGGAGGCACTCTCAAAGTCTGACATGCGGTCACTTGACTCACTTAGGTGGGACTCGCTGTCCATTTCATGGCTGGAGAAATCAGCAGGTGGGGAGTCATGGAAGCCTGCTCTGTCTTTAAGAAGTAAGTCTTTGTCCTGGCACACATACTTCATGGCAGGTTCCTCCTCCACAGCTGAATCCTCACCCTCAACATCCTCATCAAGTAAGGCAGCATCTTTCAGCTCCTCTGGCACATATGCTGCAGGTAAAAAAAAGAGACAAAGAAAAGACATGTTATCACAGTGTCCAATTATGAAGATTTGACACATTGCATTCCCACAATGCCTTGTATAGTGGATAGACAGCTGATAGAAATGTCAGGCATCCGTGTTTTCCTACAGCACTGACAAACAAAACAATCAGTCAGACTTTTTTCATATCATAAACTGCTACAGTAATTCCTTCCCTACTTTTCTATTGCATTACATTGCCACATGGAATGAAGTTATGTTCCTCCCTTTCTTTGTTCTGAAATAAGAGTGCGACAGAAGGGGGGGTAAAAGAACGGAAAAAAATGACTCTTCAAACCGAAGTTGCCACCTTATTCTTCTCAAGGGGCAACAGcttgaaattaaaactaaatttgAAATTAATGAAGCACATTCTGGAGGTGGCATTCGTTTCTGAAGTAATAAATTACTTGTATCAACCTCAGAGACAGCAGTTCCTGTCTGTCAATTAATATGTCTTACGCTTCTTCAGCAGCCCCTAATGCATTTCCAAACAGACACACTCGCCATTTAAATTAAGAAAGCATTCTCACTCATTACCTTGCAAAGGCTTGCCTGcttgtaaataaaaatgattgTATGTACGTTTCCGACATAAAAATCCCGGCACCAAACACATTTGCGTCAATTACGAAAGATTAGAAAAGTTGaaatttattatttacagtTAAGCCTGGAGAACACAACTGCTCATAAAAAGAAATGGTCATGTTATACACAAAGCTGTATGATGGAAAAagaagcaaaaatatttttttctttttaacttACAGTGGAtgaagacagaaagagagagaggggtgGGAGAGTGAAAAATATAACACTGAAATAATTCCCCGCATTCCTTACTGCATCTGTTAATCTTGCTTTTAACCAGGTATGTAAACATCAGAGAGAGAAGACACTCTATTGGACACGCTGGTTTTCTGTGAACACATTCGATCATGTCTAAATACAGCAAATGTCACACTAGTCATAATATAACTTGTACACACAGCATATAGATTTTATTCTAAATATAATATGTCAACTTGTATAGAAGGAACATCTGAGggaataacattgtttttttttacttttttactttaacacatttctaaagaattaacca is a window from the Misgurnus anguillicaudatus chromosome 21, ASM2758022v2, whole genome shotgun sequence genome containing:
- the tshz3b gene encoding teashirt homolog 3b isoform X2, translated to MKYVCQDKDLLLKDRAGFHDSPPADFSSHEMDSESHLSESSDRMSDFESASIKNEEDSSAKEPLTSLSSTSSVMMTTTATPSGEEAAPLGPDSLEQMKAIYTSFLTNSYWSSLNLNTSQQPAEKPPRSHSSSSSSSSSSSSCGSGGYDWHQTAVAKTLQNVSQNQSRVLHPASEPNLFSTVQLYRQSTKLYGSIFTGASKFRCKDCSAAYDTLVELTVHMNETGHYRDDNHETDSEGTRRWSKPRKRSLLEMEGKEDAQKVLKCMYCGHSFESLQDLSVHMIKTKHYQKVPLKEPVTPVAAKIISSARKRAPIELELPSSPDSNAGTPKPSLSDPNDLLQKTPNPYITPNNRYGHQNGASYAWQFESRKSQILKCMECGSSHDTLQELTAHMMVTGHFIKVTNSAIKKGKPIMESMSTTAPNTISTNEDKVQSVPLAATAFSPPPPAPPPPSISPAITPKEIKKEEKEVECTKEPNNCRDKKATESETEEKFDVSSKYPYLTEEDLEESPKGGFDILKSLENTVTSAINKAQNGTPSWGGYPSIHAAYQLPNIMKLSLRNSGKSSPLKYMFSGEEILSPTKNQPLISPPNCQTSPLPKNNFHAMEELVKKVTEKVAKVEEKMRDPGTRSSPLRRTTPSPCSSDAGESARGESPKERRGAKTPETNGGGNTHKDTNGETLTKESVENGTDHVAKTPVSTLCSSTAIITDHPPEQPFVNPLSALQSVMNVHLGKAAKPALPSLDPMSMLFKMSNSLAEKAAVAASTPSQTKNTNDHLDRYFYHINNDQPIDLTKGKSDKNSSLGSAALSSSTSTPTSISPLSTITMAKASSAVASFMSSSPLRENALSDISDMLRNLTESHASKSSTPTSLSERSDIDGSTPEESEEISPAQKRKGRQSNWNPQHLLILQAQFASSLRQTGDGKYIMSDLSPQERMHISRFTGLSMTTISHWLANVKYQLRRTGGTKFLKNLDSGHPVFFCSDCASQIRSPSTYVSHLESHLGFRLRDLAKLSGEQLVSQISRHNKGLSEKLLSSQAHSLSHSIPNSSPHSLSPSPDEESNGTSYQCKLCNRTFASKHAVKLHLSKTHGKSPEDHLMYVSELDKP
- the tshz3b gene encoding teashirt homolog 3b isoform X1 translates to MPRRKQQAPRRSAAYVPEELKDAALLDEDVEGEDSAVEEEPAMKYVCQDKDLLLKDRAGFHDSPPADFSSHEMDSESHLSESSDRMSDFESASIKNEEDSSAKEPLTSLSSTSSVMMTTTATPSGEEAAPLGPDSLEQMKAIYTSFLTNSYWSSLNLNTSQQPAEKPPRSHSSSSSSSSSSSSCGSGGYDWHQTAVAKTLQNVSQNQSRVLHPASEPNLFSTVQLYRQSTKLYGSIFTGASKFRCKDCSAAYDTLVELTVHMNETGHYRDDNHETDSEGTRRWSKPRKRSLLEMEGKEDAQKVLKCMYCGHSFESLQDLSVHMIKTKHYQKVPLKEPVTPVAAKIISSARKRAPIELELPSSPDSNAGTPKPSLSDPNDLLQKTPNPYITPNNRYGHQNGASYAWQFESRKSQILKCMECGSSHDTLQELTAHMMVTGHFIKVTNSAIKKGKPIMESMSTTAPNTISTNEDKVQSVPLAATAFSPPPPAPPPPSISPAITPKEIKKEEKEVECTKEPNNCRDKKATESETEEKFDVSSKYPYLTEEDLEESPKGGFDILKSLENTVTSAINKAQNGTPSWGGYPSIHAAYQLPNIMKLSLRNSGKSSPLKYMFSGEEILSPTKNQPLISPPNCQTSPLPKNNFHAMEELVKKVTEKVAKVEEKMRDPGTRSSPLRRTTPSPCSSDAGESARGESPKERRGAKTPETNGGGNTHKDTNGETLTKESVENGTDHVAKTPVSTLCSSTAIITDHPPEQPFVNPLSALQSVMNVHLGKAAKPALPSLDPMSMLFKMSNSLAEKAAVAASTPSQTKNTNDHLDRYFYHINNDQPIDLTKGKSDKNSSLGSAALSSSTSTPTSISPLSTITMAKASSAVASFMSSSPLRENALSDISDMLRNLTESHASKSSTPTSLSERSDIDGSTPEESEEISPAQKRKGRQSNWNPQHLLILQAQFASSLRQTGDGKYIMSDLSPQERMHISRFTGLSMTTISHWLANVKYQLRRTGGTKFLKNLDSGHPVFFCSDCASQIRSPSTYVSHLESHLGFRLRDLAKLSGEQLVSQISRHNKGLSEKLLSSQAHSLSHSIPNSSPHSLSPSPDEESNGTSYQCKLCNRTFASKHAVKLHLSKTHGKSPEDHLMYVSELDKP